GCCCAGCGCCATGTCGGCAAGATGATGCAGGCGCTGCGCGACACGGTGGGCGACGGCGTCGACATCATGATCGACTTCCACGGTCGCCCCGGCTCCATCGCCGCCGCCATGAGCTACATCCGCGAACTGGAGCCCTATCGGCCGATGTTCTGCGAGGAGCCGGTCCAGCCCGGCGATACCGAGGCGCTGCGCCGCATTGCCGAGCAGGCGAACTGCCCGATCGCATCCGGCGAACGGCTGGTCGGACTGAAGGAGTTCCAGCCGGTCTTCGCCCAGAAGGCGGTCCATATCGCCCAGCCCGACCTGAACCACACCGGCGGCCTGCTTGAAGGCAAGCGGATCGCGGCGCTGGCGGAAGCCGACCTGATCGGCATCGCCCCGCACAATCCCAACGGTCCGCTGGCCGGCGTCGCCGCCCTGCATTTCGACATCTCCACGCCGAACTTCGTCATCCAGGAGGAGATGAGCGGCGCGGTGCCCTGGTACGACGACGTGGTGCAGACCCCGATCCGCCGCACCGGCAGCCATTGGGAGGTGCCCGACGCACCCGGCTTCGGCATCGAGGTGAACGAGACGGAAGCGGCGAAGCACCCGTTCAAGCCGGAGGTGATGCACACGACCTCGGCCATTCTCGACGACGGCACCATCGTCGATTGGTAAGCGCCGCCCTCACCGACCTATCGGACGGATTTCCATCATGAGAGAATTCAGCACCCCCGGCGACGTGTTCAACGCGCTGCCATCGCGGGTCGTCTTCGGAGCCGGGGCCATCGACCGGATCGACGCGGAGGTGGAGCGGCTGGGCGCAAAGCATGCGCTCGTCGTCTCCACTCCCGGCCGCAGCGCAATGGGTGGGCGTGTCGCCGACCGTCTTGGAAGCCGTTGTATCGGCATCCTGCCGGAAGCGATTTCCCAGGTACCCATCGAACTGGCCATCCGGGGCCGGGCCAAGGCGCGCGAAATGGGCGCCGACTGCCTGGTCAGCGTCGGCGGCGGCGCCTCCATCGGTTTGGGCAAAGCCATCGCGCTGGACCTCGGGCTGCCGATCATCACCGTGCCAACCACCTATTCCGGCTCCGAGATGACCGGCTTTTGCGGGATCACCATCGACGGCGTCAAGCGGATGCACCAGAGCCTGCGCATGCTGGCCGGCA
The Azospirillum sp. TSA2s DNA segment above includes these coding regions:
- a CDS encoding enolase C-terminal domain-like protein; the protein is MIRDTEDLARRSAGVPIKITGVKTFVVNAEMRNWIFVKVLTNQPGLYGWGEASLNWKTRAVTGAVEDLEPTVLGRDPRDIEQCVRAMNKFSYYKLGMVGVTAISGIEHALWDIFGKSVGLPVWRLLGGKVRDRVRVYTHLGLGEMKSVYETFDVGSLKERAAAVTEKGYDALKVVFIPYGAHSAPIPAQRHVGKMMQALRDTVGDGVDIMIDFHGRPGSIAAAMSYIRELEPYRPMFCEEPVQPGDTEALRRIAEQANCPIASGERLVGLKEFQPVFAQKAVHIAQPDLNHTGGLLEGKRIAALAEADLIGIAPHNPNGPLAGVAALHFDISTPNFVIQEEMSGAVPWYDDVVQTPIRRTGSHWEVPDAPGFGIEVNETEAAKHPFKPEVMHTTSAILDDGTIVDW